The window ATTCTCCGCCGCGCTGCGTGACAAGCTTTCGGCCACCCGCATTTACCTTCCGCCGCTGCGCGAAAGGCTGGGCGATATCCCTGCCCTCACCCGCTATTTCCTGTCGCGCATCGCGGAACAGCCGGGCCTGAAGCACCATTCCATCGCCGACAGCGGCCTCTCGCTGCTCGAAGCCTATGACTGGCCGGGCAACGTTCGCCAGCTGCAGGCTGTCCTTTTCCGTGCCGCGGTCTTCTGCGACGGCGAAGCGCTGACGGCGGAAAGCTTCCCGCAGCTGTCCGAGCTGCTCGGCGACAACCCCTTGCGCGGCGAGAGCCGGGCGCGCGGGGTGGGCGTGCTACTCTACACCAACGACGGCAATTTGCGCCCGCTCGAGGAAATCGAGGCCGATATCATCCGCCTCGCCATCGGGCATTATCGCGGCCGGATGACCGAAGTCGCGCGCCGCCTCGGCATCGGCCGTTCGACGCTTTATCGCAAGCTGAGCGAACTCGGCATCGACAACGCGGCCTGACCTGCCCTACCTTTCGGGGCCATGGGAAAACTCAGCGGAATGAAATGCGTCGTCACCGGCGGCGCGCGAGGTATCGGCAGGGCCGTGTGCGCAGCTTTCGTTGCCGCGGGCGCGCAGGTGGTGCTGACCGATATCGACGAGGATGCCGGTAGGAAAGCGGCCGAAGAACTCGGCTGCGAATGGCAGCATCTCGACGTGTCCGACGAAGCGGGCTGGCAGGCGCTGGCCGAGCGCTTTCCGGCCATCGATGTGATGGTCAACAACGCGGGTATCACCGGTTTCGAGGACGGCCCGCCCCGCCCTCACGATCCCGAGCACGCAACGCTTGAGGAATGGCGGCGCGTCAACGCGGTCAACATGGAAGGCACCTTCCTTGGCTGCCGCTATGCCATCGGAGCGATGAAGGCGAAGGGCACCGGCTCGATCATCAACATGTCCTCGCGCTCCGGCGTGGTCGGCATTCCCGGAGCCGCTGCCTATGCCGCGTCCAAGGCGGGGATCCGCAATCATTCCAAGTCGGTCGCGCTCTATTGCGCACAGCAGGGCTGGCAGATCCGCTGCAACTCGGTCCAGCCGGCCGCCGTCATGACGCCCATGTGGGAGGCATTGCTCGGCGACGGGCCCGGCCTGGAAGAGCGCAAGGCCGCCATGGTCAAGGACACGCCGCTGAAACGCTTCGGCACGGTCGAGGAGGTCGCCGCCCTGTGCGTCTACCTCGCTTCGCCCGAAAGCGCCTACATGACCGGTGCGGAGCTCACGCTCGACGGCGGGTTGCTCGCCGGAAGCGCTGCCTCACCGGGGGACTAGCCCGGCAAGTCAGAGAAGTCGGTCAGCGCCGCATCGCGCAGGCCGCGCCAGACGTTGCGGGCCTGCACCGTCTCGGCGACGTCATGCACCCGCACCATCTGCACCCCGCAACGCATGGCTTCCAGCGCCAGCGCGATACTGCCGCCCAGCCGCTCATCGGCGGGCGCTTCCTTGCTGAGCGCACCGATCATGCGCTTGCGGCTCGCCCCGAACAGCAGCGGGTGGCCGAGCGCGTGGAACAGCGGCAACGCATTCACCAGCGCCAGGTTCTCGCCCAGCGACTTGCCGAACCCGATACCGACATCGAGCAGGATGTTGCGCGCCTCGATCCCCGCATCGAGCGCCGCATCGCGGCGGGCACGCAAGGCGTCGAACACGTCGAACGCCACTAGGTCGTAATCGCCCCCTTCGTGGAGGTCCTCGCCGGCAGCGCCAGGCGCATGCATCAGCACGACCGGGCAACCGGCACCCGCGACCACCTCCGCACTGCGCGGATCGTGCGCGAGGCCGGAGACATCGTTGACCAGGTGCGCGCCCGCTTCCAGCGCGGCTTCCATGACGGCCGCCTTGCGCGTGTCGATGCTGACCGCAGCGCCCATAGCCACGCAGTCCTCGATCGCGGGAACCACGCGCTCGATCTCGTCGCCTTCCCACAGTGCCTTGGCACCCGGCCTCGTGCTTTCGCCCCCGACATCGATGATGGCCGCTCCCGCTTCCACCATGGCAGCGGCATGTTCGCGCCCTGCTGCCCGGTCGTCGAGATAGCGCCCGCCGTCGCTGAAGCTGTCGGGCGTCACGTTGAGGATGCCCATGACCTGCGGCTGGTCGAGCGCGACCGATCGCGGCCCCAGTTGCAGCGGCGGATGCGCCAGCGTGAGGTTCGCCCACTGCGCTTCCGCATCGGCGCCCACCTCGTCCGGCAGGGCGCCGAGCACCTGTGCCATCGTATCGGGAGCGGCGAGCCAGCGTTCGACGATATCCCCGTCCCGCCGCAGGATCACTGCGAAGCGGCTGGCATAAGCCATGGAACCGGCCAGCCGGATGGCATTGCCGTGTTCGCTCTGGGGACCGGGGACGAGGCCGATGGGCCGGATATAGACGTGTTGGGGCATTGTAGGGCCTGCCTAGCAGTCTCCCCACAGGATGGAACACTTGGAACACGGTCCTGGGGAAGAAATGCGCAGGGACGCGGCCGGTATGTGTGTCCGGGAATTTGAAAGGCAGGCAAGCGGGTGGTCATCGCACCAGCCTACCCGCGCGGGTGACTGTAGGACAGCTGCCGGACGGCTCAGAATGCGCGAACCACGCCGAATTCACCCGACCACCGGTCGAAGCTGTAAACTTCGATCGGGCTCCAGTTCTTTTCGAAGGCAACCCTGACCAGCGGCGAGAAGCCCTGCCACTCGATCTTTCGATTGGTGATGCCGAGGGAAACGCGCGCAAAATCCTCGCGACGCCGCTCGGGATAGATCGCCAATCTCTCGTCCGCCTCGAGATGCTGGTAGCTGGCCGAAGCGAACAGGGTGGTGCTGCCGAATTCGCGCCATCCGGTCGCCGACAATTGCAGGCTGGCGAGGGAATAGGCGGGGTCCTTGGCGAGCTGGCGCATACCGCCGATGGTAACGCTGACACCCGAACGCGTGCTCAGAGCCCGCTCGTAGCTGGCGAAAGCGGAAAACTCGTCTCCGTCCTGACTATCGTTCAGCCGGTTGTCGGTGCGTGCGTAGCCAAGCCCCGCACGGATTTGCGCGCGGGGCCCGGCAGCGCCTTGCCAGTCGAAATTCGCCGTGAGCGCATCGGCATAGGTTTCTCCGCCGAACCACCTGCGCCGCGCACCGAGCGAGAGGTTGGCCCGGCCGCGACGGAACGGGAATTCCGGGCCGAGCGAAGCGAAACCCACCATGTCGTCGAACCGGCTCGTGCGGTAGAAGTTGCCCGAGAAACCGGCCCGGGCGAGCAATGAAGTCGCGGACGAAAGCTGCAGGCGGTAATAGGCTTCCGTCTTCACCGACAGGCCGATACCGGACGTCTCCTGTGCATCCTCGTCGAGGTCGAAATCGCCGATCACCGTGCCCAGCGTGTCAGAGCGCGTGGCACGATTGACATTGCTGTCGGGGGCGATCGCCAGCTGCAAGGTGGCACCGACGGGCTTCCTGTCCCGCAAGGCGGCAGAAAACCGTTCGACGACGCGCGCAACATTGGGCGGCAATTCTCCCGCTTGCGCCTCGCGCAGGCTGCGTCGGGCCGCCTCGTGATCGCCCAGTTCGGCCTGCACCCGCGCCAATTCCACCCGGGCGCGCTGGGCGGTAGGCTCCTCGTCCAGGATTGCGCGCAGGTATAGCCCGGCGCGCATCCAGTCCCTGTGCCGCATCGCCAGCATGGCCAGCCGGAACCGCGCCTCGTTGCGGATCGCCAGTTCGGGATCCTTGGTGAGAGCTTCCAGCATGGTGATCGCGAGATCTTCCTGCTGCGCCAACACCGCCCTCGTCGCCATGGCGAGCAATTCCCTGCTCGTTGCGGCGATCTCGATATCCTCACCGCTTCCCTGCACCGGCTGGTCCGGTACAGGGGCAGCAGCGAGGGCAAGGACGAGCGCTTCGAGCACCGTAGCCGCTCAGTTTTTCCTGCCGATCCAGATGCCGCCAATCGTACCCGAATATTCGCGCCCTTCGATGGTAGTAACATAGGGCGCGCTGAACCGGGCCATCAGTTCGGCCGCTCCCGGTCCGTTGAAATTGCCCTCGAACCAGGACGGCAGCGTGGTGCCGTCGCGGGCGAACTTACCCGAGAATACAGTGCTTCCGCTTGCATAGACCGTCTCGACAAAGGTGTAGGTGCCGATGGGATAGCAGTCCCACGGGCACACCCACGGGTTCATCTCGCCCGCCAGCGTTCCCGCGCCGAAGTCGAACCGCAGCTCCGCAGTGCCGGTGACGTAGTCCACATAGAGGCTGTTGGGATCGTAATTGTAGTTGGCGGTACCTTTGATATCGGCGGAATAGGATGCAGTGCCCGTCTTCGGGACATCCGAACCGGTGGTGGGAATGCCGTAGGCGAAATAGCCGTAGTTCCCGGTCCTGGCCTTTCCGTTCAAACCGCCGTCATCTTCCCAGTTGCCCCAGGAAGTATAGGTGAGCGTATCCTCGGTGCTGAGCGGGCCCTTCGGCCAGGCAAGGTACACGAACGCATCCTGCCGGCCGCTTTCGCCATCGAGGAGCTGGTTGTACGTCCCGTAGATATTCTGCCAGGCCGACCCGTCGATGTAACTGCCGTGGTAGCCGGTGGTGTAGAGGGCACCCCTGTTGTAGCCGGGCAGAGTGATGAAATATGCCCCGTCCGATGCGCGGTATTCCAGCGATATATCGGCGCGTTCATGCGGCGATACCTGGATCACCCCGTCGGCGCCGGGCGCATATTCGTTGACCACGCCCAGCACCGTCAAGGGCTCGCTCGACACCAGACCGATATCCCCCGACGGAGGCGGCGGCGGTCCGGGTGGCGGCGGAGGCGGAGGCGGCGGAGGTGGAGGCGGCGGAGGCGGCGGTGCTGCGATCGGTCCGGGCGCCGAATTGACGCCGTCTCCCCCGCAGGCCCCGAGCAGGCCGATGGCGCAAGCCAGAAATACGATGCGTACAGGTGCGTTTGACATGACCGATCCTTCCTTTCCCGGCTTGAACGCCGGAATTGCTGGTCGTGAACGCCGCGTCTTGACGGTCCTGCGAAGACGAACCCTGCTCCGCTTCACGAAACGAGTCTGCGTAATCATTCCAACAAGATGATGCGCCCGGTTGCGGTGGATTGGCCATGATCGCGACCTGATGATTTGCCGATGATTTCAAGTTTCGGCCCGTCAGCAATGGACGGACCGAAGAGGCGGCAGTAAATCTTGGACCAAGGCCGAAAGGCGTTGCTGCGAGTTGGGAATGGGCAGAGGATTATTCTTCACTGGCGGTTTGTTGCTGGCCATTCCCGGTACGCTTCAGGCGCAGGACGAGACGCGCCGCGACGCGGGTGATCGGGACGAAATCATCGTGACGGGCGAACGCGTTCCGCGTCCCGACCTGGAGACCGCCTCGAGCGTCGCTGTTTTCACCCCCGCCCAGATCGAAGCTACCGCTGCCGACCGGCTCGACCAGATCCTGGCGCTGGTCCCCAACATCCAGCCAGGTTCCGGAGAAGAAGGGCCGGCGATCCGCGGCCAGGACTCGACCGGGCAACTGCGTAACCTTTTCGCTTTCCTCGGCGGAGCGCGACCGCGGGTGACCCTGCAGGTCGATGGCAGGCCGGTGAGCTTCTACGAATTCATCTCCGGTACGCAGTCCGCCTGGGACCTCAAGCAGGTCGAGGTGTTTCGCAGCCCGCAGACCACGACACAGGGGCGCAACTCGATTGCCGGCGCGATCTTCGTCGAGACCGCCGATCCGACGCGGGAGTGGGAAGGACGCGCGCGGGTCATGGCCGGCAATATCGGGATGCGGCAGGTTTCGGCCGCTGTGAGCGGACCGATCGCAGGCGACGAGCTGGCGTTCCGCCTGTCCGGCGATCTGCACCTCGGCCGGGTGGCAAATGAGATGACCGACGGCATCGATGGCGCGGAGCTGGAACACGACGACTACGGCACCGCCCGGCTCAAGCTGCTCTACCAGCCCGCTTTCCTGCCGCGGGCGAGGCTTGAGACGACCATCGCCTACTCGCAGTCCCAGTCACCGCAGTTCGAGGGGGCGAGCCCTCCGTTCAGCGACCGCCGCCTGCCCGTGCCGAACCAGATGATCGGCGTCATGAAAGTGCGCGCCACCTCGCTGACCACGCGCGCGGAATACGAGATCGAGCCGGGGCTGACCTCCTCCCTGACCCTCTCCTATGGAGATGCGCTGCTGCAGCGCTTCGGACTGCCCGGCCTCGGCCGCACGCGGGCGGAAGTGGACGATTTCACGATCGAGCCCACTCTGCTGTGGCAGCGGCCCGGCGAATTCTCCCTGCTGCTCGGCGCCAACCGCTCGTCCATCGACCAGCAGCAGACGATCAACATTTCCGGCTTCGGCCTCGGCACCGGCACTTTCGACGACGAGCAGGACAGCCTCGGCCTGTTCGGCGAAGCGAGCTGGCACCTCATCCCCTCGCTGTCGCTCACCGGGGGCCTGCGCTACGAGACGGACCGGCAGGTCAGGGTCGGCGGCATCGGCGGCATCGTGCTCGACTACGACGAGACATTCTCTGCCTGGCTGCCCAAGCTGTCGGTCGCGTGGGAGCCGAGCGAGAACCTCACGCTCGGCCTCGTGGCACAGCGGGCATTCAATCCCGGCGGGACGACGATCAGCCTCGCAAGGCGAGCCGCAGACGATTTCGATGCCGAGAAGCTGTGGAACTACGAGGCGTTTTCCCGGGCAAGGTTCGCAGGCGGAAAGGCGACCCTGGCGGCGAACCTGTTCTATGCCGATATCGAAAATGCGCAGCGACCGCAGCTGGTCCCGATCATCCTGCCGAACGGCGTGCCCACGCAGGCGACGGAATTCTCCAATGCCCCGAAAGCGCATAGCTACGGTCTGGAGGCGGAACTGGGCTGGAAGCTGCTGGCCAACCTTTCGGTCAGGGCGGGAATCGGGCTCCTGGAGACCGAGGTGGACCGGACCGAGCAGCCCGTTGATCCGACGCTCGGCAAGTCATTCCAGCGCTCGCCCGGCCTCAGCCTGTCGGGTGCGATCGACTGGCGCCCGGTCGAACCGCTGCAGCTGTCCGCGCAAGTCCGGCACCAGAGCGGCTACTTCAGCGACGACGCGAACACCGAAGCGCTGCGGATCGGTGCGAGCACAATAGTCGACACGCGCGCTTCCTATGATTTCGGGCGGGTGCAACTGGTCGCCTATGCGCGCAACCTGCTGGACCGGTTCACCGTTACCAATCTCTTCAATCCGAATTTCGCCAGCACGGGAAGGCCGCGAGAGATCGCGATCGGGGTGGAAGCAAGCTTCTAGCCGGAAGGGCCGGCAAGGAAGTCCGGCGCGATACCCCGCTTGTCCCAATAGGCGGCAAGACCGATGTCTTCCATCAACGGCATGAAGCGCGGATCCTGCTGCATTGCCCGCATGGTCGGCACGAACAGCATGTTGGTCTTGCGGCGGCGCTGGTCGGGCACCACAGGCTGGCCCGGGCGCCATTGCATGGCGGCGATGATGGGCCCGCGTTCGAGGTAATAGGCATCGGCCAGCGTGAATGCATCGTCGATGGCCCCCATGATATTCAGCAGCATCATCGCATTGATCACCGCAGACACATTCTGGCCCACACTCATCATCACGCGCTGGGTCGCGGCGGCAATCGCTGCAGCTTGCCGGCTCTGGGCCGCCTCGAGCGCAAGTCGCATGGTGTCGAACATGGGCGGTGGAAACGCCGGGCGTGTTGCTTGGTCGGAGACATGAGCCAGCGCGCGGTCGATCCGCCCGGTGTTGGCGAGCACCCAAAGCCTTGCGAACCAGAAACCCGGGTCGCGCGGCCACATGTCGAGGCCGCGCATGGCCGCGCGGTCCGCCTTGGCGATATCCCCCATGAACCAGTGCGCATAGACCTCCTTGTAGCCCACTGCGGCATCGAAGGGCGCGCGCTTGACCAGATCGAACCGATCTTCGGCGGATTCCTTCATCCGGCCGACCGCGCCCAGGAAGAACAGCCGGGAATCCTGGGTGAAGATGTGATCGGGATGCTTGGCCAGGATTTGGTCGAACCGCTGCTCGGTTGCCAGCCAGTCCCCGTAATAGGGGATGGAAATCGCCAGCGCGGCCATGGCATCGGCATTGCCGCTTTCGAGTTGCAGGGCGCGATTGGCCGACCTTTCGATTTCTTCAACGCTGATGGTTGCAGTGTCCAGCGCGTGCTCGTCGACCCGAGCCAAGGCCAGCGAGAGCAGTCCCCAGGCAGGGCCGCTTTCGGGGTACTTTGCCACCGCCTGCCGCAATAGCCCGATCGCGCGGCTCATTGCGTCGGGCGAGCCGGCCCGCATCACGATCCGGGCTTCGTCGATCAGCTCCTGCGCCGGGTCGACCGGCCCGCCCCGGGTCCAGAATACGAGCGCCGCGCCAAGGCCGACAGCCGCACCTCCTGCCACCAGCCAGCGCCTGGATATCCCGCCACTGCTGGCCAGCGGTATCGGATCATCCACAGCGACAGCATCGTCCTCGAGCATCTGCGGACCGTGCTCCGACACGAGCCGGTAACCTGTCCTCGGAATAGTCTCGATGGTGAAACTGTCGTCGGCAAGGTGACTGGCGATGCGCCGCACGCCGGCGACGGCGCGGTTGAGGCTGTCGTCGCCAACGAATACACCCCCCCAACAGCGCTCGAACAGCTCGTCGCGGGTCAGCACTTCATTGGCTGCCTGAGCCAGTGCGATCAGCACCTGCATCACCCGCGGCTCGACCTTTTCGCGCCGGTGACCTGCAGCAACAATGCGGATTGAAGGATAGACAGTGACACTGCCGATCCTGAAGTCGGCCTGTTCTGCCAGGCTGGCAGCTGTCAGCAGTGTTTGACGCGACACATCCATCGGCAATTCCGAGCTGTCGTACAACTATACAGCGTATCGCCAAATATTCGGGAACGCCACAAAGATAAGGAGTGGGAGCCCGAACGGCAATTTGCGCCTCGACCGAACCGAGCGTTCCTGCCGGCCTCGATCAATGTTTACATGGGCTTGCCATTCCGTCGATGGACGATTGGACTCGACGAGCGCATCGATGCTATTGTCTCGCATCATCAGCGCAGAATTCCTGCGGATATTGGCGGGTCGCACTTCCCGATCGAGAGTGCGAGGCCAGGACATGAAACACTACATATTTGGCGCGGCTGTATTGGCCGCTTGCGGAGCCGCTGCGCTGGTTGCTGCGCCCCCCGAAGGCAAGGGTGGCGGTAAGGGCGGCGGCGGAGGCGAAGATCCTCCGGCAGAGCCGTTCGTTCCGGCGATCGCCTATTTCGATTCCACCAAGACAGCCAAGCAATTGCGGCTTGCGAACCGCGCGGGGGATCAGGCGTGCATGGTCGTGGAAACGCCGAACGGCGGACCGACGCTGCGCGGCTTCAACTATCATGCTGCCAGCAAGCGGCTCGCATATTCAATCGGCGAGACCGGCATCTACGTGACCAGTTGGGGCAGTGACCCATGCAAGGTAGACGCGCCTACTCGGGTCAGGGCATTGTCCGGCGGCGATCATCCCGAAGTCATGGATTTCTCGCCGGACGGGCGATACGTCGTCTGGACCGAACCGATCCACGAATACACCGGGTTCGGTTCGCCCTACCTGATCTACATCTACGACTTCGACCAGGACATCTTCTTCCCCGTTCCGCTCGACCAGTGGGGCGGCGAGAGAGTGGAATGGGGCGTCGATGGCGAGTGGGGTACCGGCGGCATAAGGTTCAGTCCCGATTTCGCGACATCCAACGAGGTCATTTTCATAGGTGCACCGCTCGACGGATCGGCCGGCCTCTACGACAGCGTTTTCGCCTACGACATCAGTGGTGGCACACCCCCGCGGCTCATTTATGACGGGGAGAACCTCTCCATCGAGCAGTTCGTTTCGGTCACCAACCCCGAGGGACAGGGCGAGGCGCAAATCGTCTTGGCCGATCGGAATTCAGGCGAGCTGATCCAGCTTGCT of the Qipengyuania gaetbuli genome contains:
- a CDS encoding winged helix-turn-helix domain-containing protein, producing the protein MSRQTLLTAASLAEQADFRIGSVTVYPSIRIVAAGHRREKVEPRVMQVLIALAQAANEVLTRDELFERCWGGVFVGDDSLNRAVAGVRRIASHLADDSFTIETIPRTGYRLVSEHGPQMLEDDAVAVDDPIPLASSGGISRRWLVAGGAAVGLGAALVFWTRGGPVDPAQELIDEARIVMRAGSPDAMSRAIGLLRQAVAKYPESGPAWGLLSLALARVDEHALDTATISVEEIERSANRALQLESGNADAMAALAISIPYYGDWLATEQRFDQILAKHPDHIFTQDSRLFFLGAVGRMKESAEDRFDLVKRAPFDAAVGYKEVYAHWFMGDIAKADRAAMRGLDMWPRDPGFWFARLWVLANTGRIDRALAHVSDQATRPAFPPPMFDTMRLALEAAQSRQAAAIAAATQRVMMSVGQNVSAVINAMMLLNIMGAIDDAFTLADAYYLERGPIIAAMQWRPGQPVVPDQRRRKTNMLFVPTMRAMQQDPRFMPLMEDIGLAAYWDKRGIAPDFLAGPSG
- a CDS encoding TolB-like translocation protein, with amino-acid sequence MKHYIFGAAVLAACGAAALVAAPPEGKGGGKGGGGGEDPPAEPFVPAIAYFDSTKTAKQLRLANRAGDQACMVVETPNGGPTLRGFNYHAASKRLAYSIGETGIYVTSWGSDPCKVDAPTRVRALSGGDHPEVMDFSPDGRYVVWTEPIHEYTGFGSPYLIYIYDFDQDIFFPVPLDQWGGERVEWGVDGEWGTGGIRFSPDFATSNEVIFIGAPLDGSAGLYDSVFAYDISGGTPPRLIYDGENLSIEQFVSVTNPEGQGEAQIVLADRNSGELIQLALDGTEVRRFGGSEPAYSCDNSEILYQYSAGKRRNGWFIAGVDGTNAELWSNSGRYFDWFCP
- a CDS encoding surface lipoprotein assembly modifier, translating into MLEALVLALAAAPVPDQPVQGSGEDIEIAATSRELLAMATRAVLAQQEDLAITMLEALTKDPELAIRNEARFRLAMLAMRHRDWMRAGLYLRAILDEEPTAQRARVELARVQAELGDHEAARRSLREAQAGELPPNVARVVERFSAALRDRKPVGATLQLAIAPDSNVNRATRSDTLGTVIGDFDLDEDAQETSGIGLSVKTEAYYRLQLSSATSLLARAGFSGNFYRTSRFDDMVGFASLGPEFPFRRGRANLSLGARRRWFGGETYADALTANFDWQGAAGPRAQIRAGLGYARTDNRLNDSQDGDEFSAFASYERALSTRSGVSVTIGGMRQLAKDPAYSLASLQLSATGWREFGSTTLFASASYQHLEADERLAIYPERRREDFARVSLGITNRKIEWQGFSPLVRVAFEKNWSPIEVYSFDRWSGEFGVVRAF
- a CDS encoding HupA family protein, with the translated sequence MSSEPLTVLGVVNEYAPGADGVIQVSPHERADISLEYRASDGAYFITLPGYNRGALYTTGYHGSYIDGSAWQNIYGTYNQLLDGESGRQDAFVYLAWPKGPLSTEDTLTYTSWGNWEDDGGLNGKARTGNYGYFAYGIPTTGSDVPKTGTASYSADIKGTANYNYDPNSLYVDYVTGTAELRFDFGAGTLAGEMNPWVCPWDCYPIGTYTFVETVYASGSTVFSGKFARDGTTLPSWFEGNFNGPGAAELMARFSAPYVTTIEGREYSGTIGGIWIGRKN
- a CDS encoding TonB-dependent receptor, translating into MGRGLFFTGGLLLAIPGTLQAQDETRRDAGDRDEIIVTGERVPRPDLETASSVAVFTPAQIEATAADRLDQILALVPNIQPGSGEEGPAIRGQDSTGQLRNLFAFLGGARPRVTLQVDGRPVSFYEFISGTQSAWDLKQVEVFRSPQTTTQGRNSIAGAIFVETADPTREWEGRARVMAGNIGMRQVSAAVSGPIAGDELAFRLSGDLHLGRVANEMTDGIDGAELEHDDYGTARLKLLYQPAFLPRARLETTIAYSQSQSPQFEGASPPFSDRRLPVPNQMIGVMKVRATSLTTRAEYEIEPGLTSSLTLSYGDALLQRFGLPGLGRTRAEVDDFTIEPTLLWQRPGEFSLLLGANRSSIDQQQTINISGFGLGTGTFDDEQDSLGLFGEASWHLIPSLSLTGGLRYETDRQVRVGGIGGIVLDYDETFSAWLPKLSVAWEPSENLTLGLVAQRAFNPGGTTISLARRAADDFDAEKLWNYEAFSRARFAGGKATLAANLFYADIENAQRPQLVPIILPNGVPTQATEFSNAPKAHSYGLEAELGWKLLANLSVRAGIGLLETEVDRTEQPVDPTLGKSFQRSPGLSLSGAIDWRPVEPLQLSAQVRHQSGYFSDDANTEALRIGASTIVDTRASYDFGRVQLVAYARNLLDRFTVTNLFNPNFASTGRPREIAIGVEASF
- the folP gene encoding dihydropteroate synthase; the protein is MPQHVYIRPIGLVPGPQSEHGNAIRLAGSMAYASRFAVILRRDGDIVERWLAAPDTMAQVLGALPDEVGADAEAQWANLTLAHPPLQLGPRSVALDQPQVMGILNVTPDSFSDGGRYLDDRAAGREHAAAMVEAGAAIIDVGGESTRPGAKALWEGDEIERVVPAIEDCVAMGAAVSIDTRKAAVMEAALEAGAHLVNDVSGLAHDPRSAEVVAGAGCPVVLMHAPGAAGEDLHEGGDYDLVAFDVFDALRARRDAALDAGIEARNILLDVGIGFGKSLGENLALVNALPLFHALGHPLLFGASRKRMIGALSKEAPADERLGGSIALALEAMRCGVQMVRVHDVAETVQARNVWRGLRDAALTDFSDLPG
- a CDS encoding SDR family oxidoreductase codes for the protein MGKLSGMKCVVTGGARGIGRAVCAAFVAAGAQVVLTDIDEDAGRKAAEELGCEWQHLDVSDEAGWQALAERFPAIDVMVNNAGITGFEDGPPRPHDPEHATLEEWRRVNAVNMEGTFLGCRYAIGAMKAKGTGSIINMSSRSGVVGIPGAAAYAASKAGIRNHSKSVALYCAQQGWQIRCNSVQPAAVMTPMWEALLGDGPGLEERKAAMVKDTPLKRFGTVEEVAALCVYLASPESAYMTGAELTLDGGLLAGSAASPGD